In one window of Vibrio sp. DW001 DNA:
- the yfcE gene encoding phosphodiesterase → MKLFFASDLHGALPVTELMLKKYRQSGADHLIVLGDILNHGPRNPVPDGYQPAQVAERLNEYSSEIIAVRGNCDSEVDQMLLQFPMLETNAWVLLGGGVRIFLTHGHIYNSENRPSLRVGDVIAHGHTHLPIAEKVADQFIYNPGSITFPKGGHVASYGLYEEKTFKVLSFADEVLKQVSI, encoded by the coding sequence ATGAAATTATTTTTTGCTTCTGACCTGCATGGTGCCTTGCCTGTAACAGAGCTTATGCTAAAAAAATACCGACAGTCTGGTGCCGACCATTTGATAGTTTTAGGCGATATCTTAAATCATGGCCCAAGAAATCCTGTCCCTGATGGGTATCAACCTGCACAGGTTGCTGAGCGACTGAATGAATATAGCAGTGAAATAATCGCGGTACGCGGCAATTGTGATAGTGAAGTAGATCAGATGCTACTTCAATTTCCAATGCTTGAGACTAATGCATGGGTCTTGCTTGGCGGTGGCGTGCGAATATTCTTAACCCATGGTCATATTTACAATAGCGAAAATAGACCATCGTTAAGGGTAGGAGATGTGATCGCACATGGACATACTCATCTACCTATTGCGGAAAAAGTGGCCGATCAGTTTATCTACAATCCCGGCTCTATTACCTTCCCTAAAGGAGGACATGTTGCAAGCTATGGCCTTTATGAAGAAAAGACCTTTAAAGTACTGTCGTTTGCTGATGAGGTTTTAAAGCAAGTCAGTATTTGA
- a CDS encoding regulatory protein ToxS: MINQKYAYVVLTLSVIFSSWLYFGSDLKLEKELTSREWQSTMNSYVSPELQNNDTNRLGILTKVYVSSNVKYLPNGTYLRVSRLTMFEKKDQITSVMNISESGQWELSDNYLLINPKEFKETSTNTSVDFTEEQLGIVKTLFIMDAEQSRRVDVINTKAILLTSLNHGSRILSSN; the protein is encoded by the coding sequence ATGATCAATCAAAAATACGCCTATGTTGTACTCACTCTTTCAGTGATTTTTAGCTCTTGGCTATACTTCGGTTCAGACCTAAAATTAGAAAAAGAACTGACATCCCGTGAGTGGCAATCGACCATGAACAGCTATGTATCACCCGAATTACAAAATAACGATACCAATAGACTTGGTATTTTAACCAAGGTTTATGTCAGCAGCAATGTTAAATATTTGCCCAACGGAACGTATCTACGAGTCTCTCGTCTCACGATGTTCGAGAAAAAGGACCAAATTACTTCGGTTATGAATATTTCTGAATCGGGACAATGGGAATTGAGTGATAATTACTTACTTATTAATCCAAAAGAGTTCAAGGAAACATCGACGAATACGAGTGTCGATTTTACTGAAGAGCAGCTAGGTATAGTAAAAACACTATTTATCATGGACGCAGAGCAGAGCCGTAGAGTGGATGTAATCAACACGAAAGCCATATTACTTACTAGCCTAAATCATGGCTCACGTATTCTCTCTTCAAACTAA
- a CDS encoding transcriptional regulator, whose protein sequence is MSSVGTKFLLAQRFVFDPNNNSIIDKIDGNELSRLGSNESRILLLFCERPNQIITRDELHEFVWRDQGFQVDDSSLTQAISTLRKVLLDSTKAPKFVKTVPKRGYQFIANVEKTIPLSSSIEEISQENTEDIVFSSDKVFKDAIETEADQKHIKPVDDEQLISTSNKHERLITKVILIIAALLPIFVYMAIEPAKSNFKLIDTIENIPLRTTENHPPLDDWQPLINKCVSAYVAGHKHKPIEIIVTAGPNNNLIMNYVYSESNTSENITIQLIAKQQDISALCKN, encoded by the coding sequence ATGAGTAGCGTAGGTACCAAATTTCTTCTGGCACAACGATTTGTATTTGATCCGAACAACAACTCCATTATCGATAAAATAGATGGTAATGAACTAAGTCGTTTGGGTAGCAATGAAAGTCGAATACTGCTGCTTTTTTGTGAGCGTCCAAATCAGATCATAACTCGCGATGAACTCCATGAGTTTGTCTGGAGAGACCAAGGGTTTCAAGTTGATGACTCTAGCCTAACTCAAGCAATTTCCACACTAAGAAAAGTGCTACTAGATTCAACCAAAGCGCCAAAGTTTGTCAAAACCGTGCCTAAACGAGGCTATCAGTTTATTGCAAATGTAGAGAAAACTATTCCGTTATCATCAAGCATCGAAGAAATTAGTCAAGAGAACACTGAAGACATCGTTTTCTCATCGGATAAAGTGTTCAAAGATGCCATTGAAACCGAGGCTGATCAAAAGCACATCAAACCCGTCGATGATGAGCAACTTATCTCAACCTCGAATAAGCATGAACGATTAATAACGAAAGTAATTCTTATCATTGCAGCGCTATTACCTATTTTTGTCTATATGGCAATTGAGCCTGCAAAATCTAATTTTAAATTAATTGATACGATCGAAAACATACCATTACGTACAACAGAGAATCACCCACCATTAGATGATTGGCAACCACTGATTAACAAATGTGTCTCTGCGTATGTTGCCGGGCACAAGCACAAGCCGATAGAGATTATCGTTACTGCTGGGCCTAACAATAACTTAATCATGAATTATGTTTATTCTGAGTCAAATACATCGGAAAACATTACCATTCAGCTTATCGCAAAGCAGCAAGATATATCCGCTTTGTGTAAGAATTAG
- the htpG gene encoding molecular chaperone HtpG yields the protein MSETAIQDKETRGFQSEVKQLLHLMIHSLYSNKEIFLRELISNASDASDKLRFQALSNGDLYQGDADLGVKLAFDAEAKTLTVSDNGIGMSREDVIEHLGTIAKSGTAEFFSHLSEDQSKDSQLIGQFGVGFYSAFIVADSVTVRTRVAGSSTEEAVQWHSSGEGEYTIETIKKESRGTDIILHMREDGEEFLSEWRLRDVIGKYSDHIGIPVSIWTIEKDEEGNEKEEGKWEQINKAQALWTRNKSDIDEEEYKEFYKHVSHDFVDPLVWTHNKVEGKNDYTSLLYIPAKAPWDMMNRDHKSGLKLYVQRVFIMDDAEQFMPTYLRFVRGLVDSNDLPLNVSREILQDNKVTQTLRNACTKRVLTMLERIAKNDEEKYLSFWKEFGQVLKEGPAEDFSNKEKIGGLMRFTSTEVDSADQTVSLASYVERMKEEQDKIFYLTADSYAAAKNSPHLEQFKTKGIEVILMCDRMDEWLMNYLTEFDGKTFQSITKAGLDLSKFEDEAEKEKQKEAEEEFKSVVDRTKNYLGGRVKEVRTTFKLANTPAVVVTDDFEMGTQMAKLLEAAGQDVPEVKYIFEINPEHELVKRMADEADEEAFGRWVEVLLGQAMLSERGAMEDPTQFLGAINTLLTKV from the coding sequence ATGAGCGAAACAGCAATACAAGACAAAGAAACTCGTGGTTTTCAGTCGGAAGTGAAACAACTACTTCATCTAATGATTCACTCACTTTATTCAAATAAAGAAATTTTCTTACGTGAGTTAATCTCAAATGCGTCGGATGCGTCCGATAAACTTCGCTTTCAAGCCCTATCTAATGGAGATTTGTATCAAGGTGATGCCGATCTTGGAGTAAAGCTAGCGTTTGATGCTGAAGCGAAAACATTAACGGTTTCCGATAATGGTATTGGTATGAGTCGTGAAGACGTTATCGAGCATCTAGGGACGATAGCAAAGTCGGGTACGGCAGAATTTTTCTCACATCTTTCTGAAGACCAAAGTAAAGATTCACAACTTATTGGTCAATTTGGTGTCGGTTTCTATTCTGCGTTTATTGTCGCTGATTCCGTTACTGTAAGGACTCGTGTCGCGGGTTCTAGTACGGAAGAGGCCGTTCAATGGCACTCTTCTGGTGAAGGCGAGTACACCATAGAAACCATCAAGAAAGAGTCTCGAGGTACAGATATTATTCTTCACATGCGTGAAGACGGTGAAGAGTTTCTATCAGAATGGCGTTTACGTGATGTCATTGGTAAATATTCTGATCACATTGGTATTCCAGTTTCTATCTGGACGATAGAAAAAGATGAAGAAGGTAACGAGAAAGAAGAAGGTAAGTGGGAGCAAATAAATAAAGCTCAAGCACTTTGGACTCGAAACAAATCTGATATCGATGAAGAGGAATACAAAGAGTTCTACAAACATGTTTCTCATGATTTTGTTGATCCACTTGTGTGGACGCACAATAAAGTGGAAGGTAAAAACGACTATACCAGCCTGCTTTATATCCCAGCTAAAGCCCCTTGGGATATGATGAATCGAGATCATAAGAGTGGTCTAAAACTCTACGTACAACGCGTATTTATTATGGATGATGCCGAGCAGTTTATGCCGACGTATCTGCGTTTTGTTCGTGGTCTTGTTGATTCAAATGATCTACCTCTGAATGTATCTCGTGAGATCCTTCAAGATAACAAGGTGACGCAGACTTTACGTAATGCTTGTACTAAACGCGTATTGACGATGCTTGAACGTATTGCGAAGAATGATGAAGAAAAATATCTTTCGTTCTGGAAAGAGTTTGGTCAAGTGCTGAAAGAAGGTCCAGCAGAAGACTTTTCTAACAAAGAGAAGATTGGTGGGCTGATGCGCTTCACTTCAACAGAAGTCGATTCTGCAGATCAAACGGTGTCATTAGCTTCTTATGTTGAGCGTATGAAAGAAGAGCAAGACAAGATCTTCTACCTTACCGCGGATAGCTATGCAGCGGCCAAAAATAGCCCGCATTTAGAGCAGTTTAAGACGAAGGGAATCGAAGTTATTCTTATGTGTGATCGCATGGATGAATGGCTAATGAACTACCTTACTGAGTTTGATGGTAAAACATTCCAGTCTATTACTAAAGCAGGGCTTGATCTTAGTAAATTTGAAGATGAAGCAGAAAAAGAGAAGCAAAAAGAGGCTGAGGAAGAGTTTAAATCGGTTGTTGATCGCACTAAGAACTACTTAGGTGGTCGTGTCAAAGAAGTACGTACAACGTTCAAACTCGCCAATACTCCAGCGGTTGTTGTGACAGACGATTTCGAAATGGGTACCCAGATGGCGAAGCTACTAGAAGCGGCTGGTCAAGATGTACCGGAAGTGAAATATATCTTCGAAATTAACCCAGAGCATGAACTGGTTAAGCGTATGGCTGATGAAGCTGATGAAGAAGCATTTGGCCGTTGGGTTGAGGTGTTACTTGGTCAGGCGATGTTATCTGAACGAGGAGCAATGGAAGACCCAACTCAATTCTTAGGTGCTATCAATACACTTTTGACTAAGGTGTAA
- the adk gene encoding adenylate kinase, producing the protein MRIILLGAPGAGKGTQAQFIMEKYGIPQISTGDMLRAAIKAGTEMGKAAKAVIDAGQLVSDEIILGIIKERIAQADCEKGFLLDGFPRTIPQADGLKELGVAVDYVIEIDVADSVIVERMAGRRAHLPSGRTYHVVFNPPKVEGQDDVTGEDLVIRDDDHEDTVRARLGVYHDQTSPLIQYYGKEAEAGNTTYLKFDGTKKVAAVSAELEDALS; encoded by the coding sequence ATGCGCATTATTCTACTCGGTGCCCCAGGTGCTGGTAAGGGAACACAAGCTCAATTCATCATGGAGAAATACGGGATTCCGCAGATCTCTACAGGTGATATGCTACGTGCAGCTATCAAAGCCGGTACTGAGATGGGTAAAGCTGCTAAAGCTGTTATCGATGCGGGACAGCTTGTTTCGGATGAAATAATCTTAGGTATAATCAAAGAACGTATCGCTCAAGCTGATTGTGAAAAAGGTTTTTTACTTGATGGTTTCCCTCGCACCATCCCACAAGCGGATGGTCTTAAAGAGTTAGGCGTTGCCGTCGACTATGTAATCGAAATTGATGTAGCTGATAGTGTTATCGTAGAACGTATGGCAGGTCGTCGTGCTCATTTACCTTCAGGCCGTACATACCATGTTGTATTCAATCCGCCGAAGGTTGAAGGCCAAGATGATGTAACTGGCGAAGATCTTGTCATCCGTGATGACGATCATGAAGATACAGTACGTGCTCGCCTTGGTGTATACCATGACCAAACGTCTCCTCTTATTCAATACTATGGAAAAGAAGCTGAGGCTGGTAACACGACTTACCTTAAGTTTGATGGAACCAAAAAAGTTGCTGCAGTAAGTGCAGAACTAGAAGACGCCCTTTCTTAA
- the hemH gene encoding ferrochelatase: protein MELNSNKGVLIVNLGTPDAPTPAAVKKFLSQFLHDHRVVDMNRWLWCPLLHWVILPVRTPKVAKLYKSIWTDDGSPLMVHSKNQVSKLEQKLGIPVELGMTYGNPSMLSGIEALQQRGAEQIIILPLYPQYSRTTTAAVEDAKNKAFSTLKNGPQNTLINDYHDHPLYISALANKIRVHWQEHGKGDYLLCSYHGIPQRYADSGDIYPIHCEKTTELLAKALGLTEQQIGMSYQSRFGKEAWLKPYTDATLKSLAEHSVKTLDIVTPAFSCDCLETLEEIAQECKEIFVEAGGEEFHYIDCLNDDDDHILMMAELVTPYLN, encoded by the coding sequence ATGGAATTGAATTCAAATAAAGGTGTGTTAATTGTTAACTTAGGAACGCCTGATGCGCCAACTCCGGCAGCGGTTAAGAAATTTCTAAGCCAGTTTTTACACGATCATCGTGTTGTCGATATGAACCGTTGGCTATGGTGTCCACTATTACACTGGGTAATACTTCCAGTACGAACACCAAAGGTCGCCAAGCTTTATAAGAGCATATGGACCGATGATGGGTCACCGCTCATGGTGCATTCCAAAAATCAGGTAAGTAAGCTGGAACAAAAACTGGGCATTCCGGTCGAGTTAGGAATGACTTACGGGAACCCAAGCATGTTATCGGGGATTGAAGCACTTCAACAACGAGGTGCGGAACAGATAATTATCTTACCGCTCTATCCTCAATACTCTCGAACTACAACAGCAGCGGTAGAAGATGCGAAAAATAAAGCATTCTCAACGTTAAAAAATGGCCCTCAAAATACATTGATTAATGATTATCACGATCATCCTCTTTATATATCTGCATTAGCAAATAAAATACGCGTTCATTGGCAAGAACATGGCAAGGGGGATTACCTACTCTGTTCGTATCATGGTATTCCTCAACGATATGCTGATAGTGGTGATATATATCCGATACATTGTGAAAAAACGACCGAATTACTTGCTAAGGCGCTTGGATTAACTGAACAACAAATTGGGATGAGCTATCAGTCTCGGTTTGGTAAAGAAGCGTGGTTGAAGCCCTATACCGATGCGACGTTGAAGTCATTAGCTGAACATTCGGTTAAGACTCTCGATATAGTAACGCCCGCATTCTCATGTGATTGTTTAGAAACCTTGGAAGAAATCGCCCAAGAGTGCAAAGAGATATTTGTTGAGGCTGGTGGGGAGGAGTTTCATTATATTGATTGTTTAAATGACGATGATGATCATATCCTAATGATGGCTGAGCTGGTGACTCCGTACCTTAATTAA
- the rfaH gene encoding transcription/translation regulatory transformer protein RfaH, with protein sequence MRHWYLLYCKRGDQARAKSHLENQGVECYYPVVEIEKVVRGKRKMVTEPLFASYMFVDFDYEDGPSFTTVRSTRGVVDFIRRGSYPVEVHSNLISELKEFEQNSVLYRSVTLPETGQEVVITEGHFVGVEAIYKEPDGDKRSILLISLMNQTIPVSVDNKDIELK encoded by the coding sequence ATGAGGCATTGGTATCTTCTCTACTGTAAGAGAGGCGATCAAGCAAGAGCGAAAAGCCACTTGGAAAATCAAGGTGTAGAATGTTACTACCCCGTGGTTGAAATTGAGAAAGTCGTTCGTGGCAAACGGAAAATGGTGACAGAACCGCTTTTCGCATCGTATATGTTTGTAGACTTTGATTATGAAGATGGGCCGAGTTTTACAACGGTACGCTCTACGCGAGGGGTTGTGGATTTTATTCGTCGTGGCAGTTATCCCGTCGAAGTACATAGTAACTTGATTAGTGAGCTTAAAGAGTTCGAACAGAATTCAGTTTTATACCGCAGTGTCACGTTGCCTGAAACGGGACAAGAAGTCGTCATTACAGAAGGGCATTTTGTTGGTGTTGAAGCGATTTATAAAGAACCTGATGGTGACAAACGTTCGATTTTGCTCATTTCCTTGATGAATCAAACTATCCCCGTGTCGGTGGATAACAAAGATATTGAATTAAAATAG
- a CDS encoding IS3 family transposase (programmed frameshift), producing MDNPTPNRARRSQRDYSLGFKLAVVNQVEKGDFTYKQAQKYYGIQGRSTVLVWLRKHGKLDWSKPIYVPNMLKLKETPTQKIKRLERQLEEEKMKNIVLNGMVDIMDKEYGAGLRKKLLIRTLWQAKEKGQVKLAPACRALGMTAQCVYQAIKRIQNRAKKLEPVRECVMYWRKYMPRIWARKLYQLIKPELEKQGIKLGRDGLFRYLREQGMLVQPRKSYTKTTNSNHWMRKHPNLLKEHSPKTPEEVFVSDITYVESEQGVHYLSLVTGAYSRKIMGYELSNEMKATDVVKALNMAVKNRQYSRNAIHHSDRGLQYCSGVYQTALTRSGIKPSMTDGYDCYQNALAERINGILKQEFLLYKCRGLDELKLLVDESIQIYNEMRPHLSLGMKTPNEVHKKGQSEKLLTFY from the exons ATGGACAATCCAACACCCAACCGAGCTCGACGCTCACAAAGAGATTACTCATTAGGCTTTAAATTGGCAGTAGTCAATCAAGTTGAAAAAGGCGATTTCACCTACAAGCAAGCTCAAAAATACTATGGCATCCAGGGGCGCAGCACCGTGCTCGTGTGGTTAAGAAAGCATGGTAAACTAGATTGGTCGAAACCAATTTATGTACCCAATATGCTTAAATTAAAAGAGACTCCAACTCAAAAAATCAAGCGCCTCGAACGTCAACTAGAAGAAGAGAAAATGAAGAATATCGTCCTCAATGGGATGGTTGATATCATGGATAAAGAATACGGGGCAGGTCTAAGAAAAAAGT TACTTATCCGAACCCTCTGGCAAGCCAAAGAAAAGGGACAAGTAAAACTCGCTCCTGCTTGTCGCGCTCTAGGGATGACTGCTCAATGTGTTTATCAAGCGATCAAACGGATACAAAATAGAGCTAAGAAACTCGAACCTGTTCGAGAGTGCGTGATGTACTGGCGCAAATATATGCCACGAATTTGGGCTAGAAAGCTTTACCAACTAATTAAGCCAGAACTGGAAAAACAAGGTATCAAGCTTGGTAGGGATGGGTTATTTCGTTACTTAAGAGAACAAGGAATGCTTGTCCAACCTCGTAAAAGTTATACGAAAACGACGAATAGTAACCACTGGATGCGCAAGCATCCGAACTTACTTAAAGAGCATTCCCCCAAAACACCTGAAGAAGTATTTGTTAGCGATATTACTTATGTGGAATCAGAGCAAGGAGTACATTATTTGTCTTTGGTCACTGGTGCTTACAGCAGGAAAATAATGGGATATGAATTAAGTAACGAGATGAAGGCAACAGATGTCGTCAAAGCACTGAATATGGCCGTCAAGAATCGGCAATACAGCCGTAATGCCATTCATCATTCAGATAGAGGACTACAATATTGCTCTGGTGTTTATCAGACAGCATTGACAAGAAGCGGAATTAAGCCATCGATGACAGATGGGTATGACTGTTATCAAAATGCCCTTGCAGAGCGTATAAATGGCATACTGAAACAGGAGTTTTTGTTGTACAAGTGCCGAGGACTTGATGAATTAAAACTGCTCGTTGATGAATCAATACAGATATATAATGAAATGAGACCGCATTTAAGCTTGGGAATGAAGACACCAAACGAGGTGCACAAAAAAGGTCAGAGCGAAAAGCTTCTGACCTTCTATTAA